A window of Xiphophorus hellerii strain 12219 chromosome 19, Xiphophorus_hellerii-4.1, whole genome shotgun sequence contains these coding sequences:
- the mavs gene encoding mitochondrial antiviral-signaling protein produces MSFASDKLYDGYLRLNMPTIVTNVKVRQIVPYLPCLTAHDREDIEAKRETHGNFNAMVLLLDCLKRRENWPEQFIKALAACEHKSLAAEIKKEYDSLLQVNNPSSGSAAATVVRAHVHPAPAASQLPVSESIADVQPAPPEPASQAPAPVHAPAQQQVPQMAADSPPEPISEPPAQDELPRLPSTPPPSPEIQHAAEGKHAPHQEPEENSESDIQNPSGDTGAGRKEAVVVVTSPQEQQQQRPVPQSGADHLQAAAATEPSLSLTSVSSDGSDGSSVLTLTPEKQPVQDTTPPAHKVPLQPQMSTEHTAAQAVKSRPQTVASSSPEPFANKRDGFHQDADDNSVCLSKPTQLVSIQPVNHPSPPVQSQSSSLQPYSGDSERLELSDPSSDTCLPSCTAQVEKPDSAEPHQENGNVPDHSEPEENHYESPNQSFDVAENVVHVAEMPSILNLDGQAPEPQLQIVNGEPAKGSFSACINAADDTASSFNSRHSENYTPIESKPLPSSEKTTPPDPSDGQSMTRKYILIGAGVGACALLMALKFKR; encoded by the exons GAAGACATAGAGGCCAAACGGGAAACTCATGGGAATTTCAATGCCATGGTGCTTCTCCTGGACTGTCTGAAGAGACGGGAGAACTGGCCGGAGCAGTTCATCAAGGCGCTAGCGGCTTGTGAGCACAAAAGCCTCGCAGCTGAAATCAAAAAAGAATACGACTCCCTGCTACAGGTTAACA ATCCCAGCTCAGGCTCGGCTGCAGCTACTGTGGTCAGGGCTCATGTCCACCCGGCTCCAGCTGCCAGCCAGCTGCCCGTCTCCGAGAGCATTGCGGATGTTCAGCCGGCTCCCCCTGAGCCAGCCTCTCAGGCCCCGGCTCCTGTCCACGCTCCTGCACAGCAGCAAGTGCCTCAGATGGCGGCCGATTCCCCACCTGAACCCATCTCTGAGCCGCCCGCTCAGGATGAGCTTCCACGCCTTCCGTCTACTCCGCCCCCATCTCCTGAGATCCAGCATGCAGCCGAGGGAAAACACGCTCCCCACCAGGAGCCGGAGGAAAACTCAGAGTCTGATATCCAGAATCCTTCTGGTGATACCGGCGCAGGGAGGAAAGAGGCTGTCGTCGTGGTGACCTCCCctcaggagcagcagcagcaacgtCCGGTCCCTCAAAGTGGAGCTGATCATCTCCAAGCAGCAGCCGCCACAGAGCCGAGTCTGTCTTTAACGTCGGTCAGCTCTGATGGGTCTGATGGGTCATCTGTGCTAACTCTGACTCCAGAGAAACAGCCAGTCCAGGACACCACCCCACCAGCACACAAGGTTCCTCTGCAGCCCCAGATGAGCACTGAACATACAGCTGCTCAG GCTGTTAAAAGTAGACCGCAGACTGtagcttcttcttctcctgagCCGTTTGCCAACAAGAGAGATGGCTTTCATCAAGACGCCGATGATAACTCGGTGTGCCTGAGCAAACCTACTCAGCTCGTCAGCATCCAGCCAGTTAATCACCCCAGTCCTCCAGTCCAGTCGCAGAGCTCCTCGCTGCAGCCTTACTCCGGCGACAGTGAGCGATTGGAACTAAGCGACCCTTCGTCAGACACCTGTCTTCCTTCCTGCACCGCTCAAGTCGAGAAGCCTGATTCAGCAGAACCGCATCAGGAGAACGGGAATGTTCCAGACCACAGCGAACCAGAGGAGAACCACTACGAGTCTCCAAACCAGAGCTTCGACGTGGCGGAGAACGTGGTTCACGTAGCAGAGATGCCATCCATCCTCAATCTTGACGGCCAAGCTCCAGAGCCACAACTTCAAATCGTCAACGGAGAACCGGCCAAAGGAAGCTTTTCTGCATGCATCAATGCTGCAGATGACACTGCGTCGAGTTTTAACAGCCGCCACAGCGAGAACTACACCCCCATCGAGTCAAAGCCTCTGCCCAGTTCAGAGAAAACCACTCCTCCCGACCCCAGCGACGGCCAATCCATGACAAGAAAGTACATTCTGATCGGTGCTGGAGTGGGGGCCTGCGCTCTGTTGATGGCGTTGAAGTTTAAGCGTTAA